In Aspergillus nidulans FGSC A4 chromosome IV, a single window of DNA contains:
- the pex4 gene encoding putative ubiquitin conjugating enzyme (UbcJ) (transcript_id=CADANIAT00000775), with amino-acid sequence MPPSQTTTRLLRELKEYTASPNEALLHLGPTNEDDLFHWEAVLKGVKGTPYEDGLWSLSIQIPSNYPLAPPKIHFTTKISHPNISFTTGEICLTLLTTEHWSPVYTLSSTLTAIHQLLTDPQPDSPLNVDVAALLREGDTPAWESIVRYWTREERWQGRV; translated from the exons ATGCCCCCCTCACAAACTACCACACGCCTCCTCCGCGAATTAAAAGAGTACACCGCGTCCCCCAATGAAGCTCTCCTTCACCTCGGTCCAACGAATGAAGACGACCTTTTTCACTGGGAAGCCGTGCTCAAAGGCGTAAAAGGAACACCCTACGAAG ATGGCCTCTGGTCCCTTTCCATCCAAATACCGTCGAACTATCCCCTCGCCCCGCCCAAGATCCACTTCACCACGAAAATCAGCCATCCCAACATCTCCTTCACGACGGGTGAGATCTGTCTCACTCTGCTGACGACCGAACACTGGAGTCCCGTGTACACCTTATCCAGCACGCTGACGGCGATTCACCAGCTGCTGACTGATCCGCAGCCGGACTCGCCGCTGAATGTGGATGTTGCGGCATTGTTGAGGGAGGGAGATACTCCGGCCTGGGAGAGTATTGTGCGGTACTGgacgagggaggagaggtgGCAGGGGAGGGTTTGA
- a CDS encoding YbhB/YbcL family Raf kinase inhibitor-like protein (transcript_id=CADANIAT00000777) translates to MRSLYHVAGCLLLFAGARAWRHSKLFTSSPAFVEHPFPTISVECPELGRSGTYIDRDHTSEGAGIVPALAWPSATYNTVEYVLISEDPDAPIPEPVVHGIYYRISRDKTGVQNPDFRIHNASWEPYMLRGGFKYGKNRHDTVYAPPTPFLGDGPHRFFFELIALNDSIDTDKMSPLATYDELKREVFGKVAGWGEWVGVFENPRHQSEERR, encoded by the coding sequence ATGCGGTCCCTTTACCACGTAGCCGGTTGTCTGTTACTGTTCGCTGGCGCCAGAGCGTGGCGGCATTCGAAACTTTTCACTAGCTCACCTGCGTTCGTTGAACATCCCTTCCCAACGATCAGCGTCGAATGTCCCGAACTTGGCCGCTCAGGAACCTACATTGACAGAGACCACACTTCAGAGGGCGCCGGAATTGTCCCAGCTCTAGCGTGGCCTTCTGCAACGTATAATACCGTAGAGTATGTCCTAATCAGTGAAGACCCAGATGCACCTATTCCAGAGCCTGTTGTCCACGGGATATACTATCGGATTTCGCGGGATAAGACTGGAGTGCAAAACCCTGATTTTCGCATCCACAACGCCAGTTGGGAACCATACATGCTTCGAGGCGGCTTCAAGTACGGAAAAAACAGGCATGACACCGTCTATGCTCCGCCGACTCCATTCCTTGGTGACGGACCGCACCGCTTCTTCTTTGAGCTTATTGCATTGAATGACTCGATTGATACGGATAAGATGAGCCCCTTGGCGACCTATGATGAGCTCAAACGGGAGGTCTTTGGGAAGGTCGCCGGTTGGGGTGAATGGGTTGGAGTGTTCGAAAACCCTCGACATCAATCTGAGGAACGTCGCTGA
- a CDS encoding Zn(II)2Cys6 transcription factor (transcript_id=CADANIAT00000778) — translation MESQVDGRPYRSHIHPACFSCRKRKSRCKTKSPAEICVMCQEYGTECVFPRADDPRIPRQRNRPRRVVPNARSSKSIEHRSYPHPQTQSHANSAANRDEQRPNGPQPHVSADSELQERSRVRENASCTAAPGVRTGSFPHFMGIGAESEGDGSHIISPAVADDNEILESYLSTIPFAQKRCMIPTGSNSNRHFGPVWFNVVPRRPLGVVANQSFAASKCELIEKYMDPDIEEYINFFRFFLKANPCFPVFDEVSFRSSYSSHKEKISPALLCNLYANSLIYWGSSTKLSSGRIPDIRYIWNQANEALHSELFLSPGLSSIMAILINVNGRPSTSMFGNGGMVGMAVALSNALGLNRDPTGWSISPLEKSLRIRIWWLVLIHDRWCSLAYGTPLHVHRAQYDVPFPSVEDICPGSASPSDKAAASVFVALTTLTDVLARYLEHVYSVSREFLQTTKMSEMDLEQILRDWEESLSDNMRHLVFRGTRLDIPGAANFRMAYLSVKLLLRRLQLNMNKRALDFEDDIVTPIYVHAQRAAEEIAYLVQELDESQFRGFWIPAHAFSLTSATMFLLRSGLRMRNYGRNAALQTARDMINALQSHRQNYNWDLADNCLTQCSELLERIGAAESNRSIEAPEFSSIPMNLDDLDIDPSVLEEFFGNTGFGSAGFTEGLELW, via the exons ATGGAAAGCCAGGTAGATGGACGACCATACAGGTCTCACATTCACCCAGCTTGCTTTTCATGCAGAAAGCGCAAGTCCCGCTGTAAAACCAAGAGCCCTGCGGAAATTTGTGTCATGTGCCAGGAATATGGCACTGAATGTGTTTTTCCGCGCGCGGACGACCCGCGAATCCCTCGCCAGAGAAACCGGCCGCGGAGAGTGGTCCCTAATGCAAGATCATCCAAATCCATAGAACACAGGTCATACCCCCATCCTCAGACCCAGTCTCATGCAAACTCAGCTGCCAATCGAGACGAGCAGCGACCAAATGGTCCCCAACCGCATGTTTCTGCGGACTCTGAGCTCCAAGAGCGATCACGCGTCCGCGAAAATGCTTCATGTACCGCTGCCCCAGGGGTTAGGACAGGAAGCTTCCCTCACTTCATGGGAATTGGCGCAGAATCCGAGGGCGATGGCTCTCACATCATCAGCCCAGCTGTCGCCGATGATAACGAGATTTTAGAAAGCTATCTCTCGACGATTCCCTTCGCTCAAAAGAGATGCATGATTCCGACAGGCTCAAATTCCAACCGACATTTCGGCCCAGTGTGGTTCAATGTTGTGCCCAGGCGGCCCTTGGGTGTTGTAGCAAACCAGTCATTTGCTGCCTCGAAATGTGAGCTCATTGAGAAGTATATGGACCCTGATATCGAGGAGTACATAAATTT CTTCAGGTTCTTTCTCAAAGCCAATCCATGCTTCCCTGTATTCGACGAAGTTTCTTTCCGGAGCAGTTATTCCTCTCACAAAGAGAAAATCTCTCCTGCCCTGCTCTGCAATCTGTACGCCAACTCTCTTATTTATTGGGGGAGCTCTACCAAGTTGTCTTCCGGTCGCATTCCAGACATCCGTTATATCTGGAACCAGGCCAATGAGGCTCTTCATTCCGAATTATTTCTGTCACCCGGGCTTTCATCAATAATGGCTATACTCATCAACGTCAATGGCAGGCCCAGTACTTCGATGTTCGGGAATGGAGGCATGGTTGGAATGGCGGTTGCGTTGTCCAATGCGTTGGGACTCAATCGCGACCCTACCGGCTGGAGCATATCACCGCTGGAAAAAAGCTTGAGGATAAGGATCTGGTGGCTGGTACTTATACATGATCGCTG GTGCAGTCTGGCCTACGGTACGCCTTTGCACGTGCATCGCGCGCAGTACGACGTGCCATTTCCATCTGTCGAAGATATCTGCCCCGGCTCTGCTTCACCTAGTGATAAGGCTGCTGCATCTGTTTTCGTGGCTTTGACAACCCTGACCGACGTGCTGGCACGCTACTTGGAGCATGTATACAGCGTTTCGAGAGAATTCCTGCAGACCACCAAGATGTCTGAGATGGATCTGGAGCAGATCCTCCGAGACTGGGAGGAATCTTTGAGTGACAACATGCGCCATCTTGTGTTCCGAGGGACCCGTTTAGACATCCCTGGGGCTGCGAATTTTCGGATGGCGTACCTCTCTGTCAAGCTTCTGCTTCGCCGACTCCAACTCAATATGAACAAGCGAGCCCTGGACTTTGAAGATGATATCGTAACTCCAATCTATGTGCATGCCCAGAGAGCGGCAGAAGAGATCGCTTATCTCGTGCAGGAACTAGACGAAAGTCAATTCCGTGGATTTTGGATTCCAGCCCACGCCTTCTCTTTGACCTCTGCAACCATGTTCCTGCTCCGCAGTGGTCTGCGGATGAGGAATTATGGCCGTAACGCGGCACTTCAGACTGCTCGGGACATGATAAACGCCCTCCAGTCTCATCGCCAAAACTACAATTGGGATCTTGCAGACAATTGTTTGACTCAATGCTCTGAATTACTTGAGAGGATTGGTGCAGCTGAGTCCAACAGGAGTATAGAAGCACCAGAGTTCTCGAGTATTCCGATGAACTTAGACGATCTGGACATAGATCCTTCTGTCTTGGAAGAGTTCTTTGGCAACACTGGCTTCGGTAGTGCTGGCTTCACGGAAGGACTGGAACTCTGGTAG
- a CDS encoding putative GPI anchored cell wall protein (Dan4) (transcript_id=CADANIAT00000776): MAVMSRIVQILCVSLLATSTFAAPAPERASLERGTISRVEVREIVEHVDEKLIQSLADKLRTARPDLKDRDFAIANGLSFVKRQEASPGASDTVTDSPTSTESTETSDPTSTSDTETSTDTEPTSSEPTSTDTTVTSTSSSSEPTSTDTDTTTSSDTSSSATTSETSATTTSDTPTSTTEGETSTSSTDERTSTSTSSESTETSSSTSSDEPTTTFSTTSASEVTSTYTRTSTNAEGELVTVTETAIVHPTQSSTDEATTTGPEPGLQTNGAASAFAKELFAMMGGAALAVAVV, from the coding sequence ATGGCAGTCATGAGCCGAATCGTTCAGATTCTCTGCGTTTCTCTGCTTGCAACCTCGACATtcgcagctccagctcccgaAAGAGCTAGCCTCGAACGAGGTACCATCTCTCGAGTCGAAGTCCGTGAAATTGTCGAGCATGTCGATGAGAAACTCATCCAGAGCCTTGCTGACAAGTTACGAACTGCTCGGCCGGACCTTAAAGACCGGGATTTTGCCATTGCCAATGGTTTGAGTTTTGTGAAACGGCAGGAGGCTTCGCCTGGCGCGAGCGATACAGTCACCGACTCACCAACTTCAACTGAGTCCACCGAGACCTCTGATCCTACTTCTACCTCGGATACGGAAACTTCCACCGATACTGAGCCTACATCGTCAGAGCCGACGTCGACAGATACTACTGTCACAAGCACCTCATCGAGTTCGGAACCCACAAGTACGGATACTGATACTACAACTTCTTCTGATACTTCATCGTCCGCAACTACCTCGGAGACCTCGGCGACCACCACATCTGACACGCCCACCTCTACAACCGAAGGCGAGACGAGCACCTCTTCGACTGACGAGCGCACTTCCACCTCAACGTCTTCTGAATCGACAGAGACAAgctcttcaacctcttcagaCGAGCCCACTACGACCTTCTCTACCACCTCTGCTTCCGAAGTCACGTCCACCTACACGAGAACGTCGACCAACGCTGAAGGCGAGCTCGTCACAGTCACTGAAACAGCCATTGTCCATCCGACGCAATCGTCCACCGACGAAGCCACCACGACGGGTCCCGAGCCGGGGCTGCAGACAAACGGCGCTGCCTCCGCTTTCGCTAAAGAGCTGTTTGCCATGATGGGCGGTGCAGCACTCGCAGTTGCCGTTGTCTAA
- the gel1 gene encoding 1,3-beta-glucanosyltransferase gel1 (transcript_id=CADANIAT00000780): MKGSSIAAALTLSASTVLAAPKLAARDDVTPITVKGNAFFKGDDRFYIRGVDYQPGGSSDLSDPIADAEGCKRDIAKFKELGLNTIRVYSVDNSKDHDECMNALADAGIYLVLDVNTPKYSINRASPEISYNDKYLQYIFATVDKFAKYKNTLAFFSGNEVINDGPSSITAPYVKAVTRDLRNYLSARNYRKIPVGYSAADVDTNRREMAEYMNCGTDEERSDFFAFNDYSWCSPSSFQKSGWDQKVKNFTGYGLPLFLSEYGCNTNTRDFGEVEALYSTKMTGVYSGGLVYEYSQEPSDYGLVQIKNGKVTELDDFDTLKDAFSKTSNPEGDGGYNKTGGANPCPARNAPNWDVDSEDVLPAMPEPAKKYFENGAGEGPGFSGPGSQNAGTPSTSNTTNGEGNTVSGSGSSSGSSDPTDDAAAGLHIPSMTMAPVFVGLVTVLSSLVGAGVVFF, translated from the exons ATGAAGGGCTCCAGCATCGCGGCTGCCCTCACTTTGAGTGCTTCTACTGTTCTCGCTGCGCCTAAACTGGCTGCCCGCGACGACGTCACTCCTATCACCGTCAAGGGTAACGCTTTCTTCAAGGGTGATGATCGTTTCTACATCCGTGGTGTCGACTACCAGCCCGGCGGCTCCTCAGACCTCTCTGACCCCATCGCCGATGCGGAAGGCTGCAAGCGTGACATTGCGAAGTTCAAGGAGCTTGGCTTGAACACTATCCGTGTTTACTCGGTCGACAACTCGAAAGATCACGATGAGTGTATGAACGCCttggctgatgctggcaTCTACCTTGTGCTGGACGTCAACACTCCCAAATACTCTATCAACCGTGCATCCCCGGAGATCTCGTACAACGACAAGTACCTCCAGTACATCTTCGCGACCGTCGACAAGTTCGCCAAATATAAGAAcaccttggctttcttctccggaAACGAAGTCATCAACGATGGCCCTTCCTCCATCACTGCTCCCTATGTTAAGGCTGTCACCCGTGATCTCCGCAACTACCTGAGCGCCCGCAACTACCGCAAGATTCCTGTTGGATACTCTGCT GCTGACGTCGACACCAACCGTCGGGAAATGGCCGAGTACATGAACTGCGGTACTGATGAGGAGCGAAGtgacttcttcgccttcaaCGACTACTCTTGGTGCAgtccctcttccttccagaaGTCCGGCTGGGACCAGAAGGTCAAGAACTTCACTGGCTACGGTCTTccccttttcctttccgAGTACGGATGCAACACAAACACCCGTGACTTCGGCGAGGTTGAGGCTCTTTACTCCACCAAGATGACTGGCGTCTACTCTGGTGGCCTTGTTTACGAATACTCCCAGGAGCCCAGCGACTACGGTCTCGTtcagatcaagaacggcaagGTTACTGAGCTCGATGACTTTGACACCCTGAAGGACGCTTtctccaagacctccaaCCCCGAAGGCGACGGTGGCTACAACAAGACTGGCGGTGCCAACCCTTGCCCCGCCAGGAACGCCCCCAACTGGGATGTTGACTCTGAGGACGTCCTCCCTGCGATGCCCGAGCCCGCCAAGAAGTACTTCGAGAACGGTGCTGGTGAGGGTCCTGGCTTCTCCGGCCCTGGTAGCCAGAACGCCGGTACCCCCTCCACTAGCAACACCACCAATGGCGAGGGCAACACCGTttccggctccggctcttcGAGCGGCTCGTCCGACCCTACCGACGACGCCGCTGCTGGCCTCCACATCCCAAGCATGACCATGGCCCCCGTCTTTGTTGGTCTGGTGACCGTCCTGTCGAGTCTCGTCGGCGCTGGTGTTGTCTTTTTCTAA
- a CDS encoding aspartate aminotransferase family protein (transcript_id=CADANIAT00000779), which produces MGSVDHVEAFFDKADKYLMSTGVPYSPFVVTKAKGTRLYNQDGRSILDFTSGQMSSLLGHSHPDIVEVVKQYIGELDHLLSNMITHPVVDLAERLARFLPAPLEKSFFLNTGSESTEAAIKIAKVYTGNFEVIAFAASYHGLTQGSGSVTYSAGRRRGGPVMPGALAFPAPYAYRSPFKKADGSYDWEAELDFGWSMIDRQSVGSIAAFIMEPILSTGGILDPPKGYFKRMVEECRKRGILVIMDEAQTGVGRTGQMFAFEYDGIVPDILALSKTLGCGLPLASVSTTAEIAKGCKEAGFLWLSTHINDPLTAAVGNKVLEVVERDNIARRAAERGAQLREGLVKLQQKYWCIGDVRGRGLLQGIEIISDPETRAPGPELGQAVSDQAMTKGLSCNVVNLPGMGGVFRLAPPVTVTAEEIEEGLAILDEAFGDVLKTWSASESDSKLGGLFK; this is translated from the coding sequence ATGGGCTCCGTCGACCACGTTGAAGCCTTCTTCGACAAAGCTGACAAGTACCTCATGAGCACTGGAGTGCCATATTCTCCCTTTGTCGTCACTAAGGCAAAAGGAACCCGCCTCTACAATCAAGATGGCCGTTCAATTCTCGACTTCACCTCTGGCCAGATGAGCTCGCTCCTCGGTCACTCGCATCCAGATATCGTCGAAGTTGTGAAGCAGTATATCGGCGAGCTCGACCACCTCCTCAGCAATATGATCACCCACCCCGTCGTCGATCTCGCTGAACGATTAGCTCGCTTCCTCCCCGCTCCCCTTGAGAAgtccttctttctcaacaCCGGCTCTGAATCCACCGAGGCCGCCATCAAGATCGCCAAAGTCTACACCGGCAACTTTGAGGTCATCGCCTTCGCCGCCAGTTATCACGGCCTTACCCAAGGTTCCGGGTCGGTCACCTACTCTGCAGGTCGGCGAAGGGGTGGTCCCGTCATGCCCGGTGCCCTTGCCTTCCCCGCCCCTTACGCCTACCGCTCCCCATTTAAGAAAGCCGACGGCTCCTATGACTGGGAAGCCGAGTTGGATTTTGGCTGGTCTATGATCGACCGGCAGAGCGTTGGCTCCATTGCCGCCTTCATCATGGAACCTATTCTCTCTACTGGTGGTATCCTCGATCCGCCCAAAGGCTATTTCAAGCGCATGGTCGAGGAGTGCCGCAAGCGCGGGATCCTTGTCATAATGGACGAAGCCCAAACGGGAGTCGGCCGAACAGGCCAAATGTTTGCTTTTGAGTATGACGGAATCGTCCCTGATATCCTTGCACTGTCAAAGACACTTGGATGCGGCCTCCCCCTCGCCTCCGTTAGCACAACCGCCGAGATTGCAAAGGGTTGCAAGGAGGCCGGCTTCCTCTGGCTCTCAACCCACATCAACGACCCTCTGACCGCCGCCGTAGGCAACAAGGTCCTTGAAGTCGTGGAACGCGATAATATTGCCCGGCGGGCCGCAGAGCGCGGCGCCCAGCTACGCGAGGGTCTTgtcaagctgcagcagaagtACTGGTGCATTGGTGACGTCCGTGGCCGCGGGCTTCTCCAAGGTATCGAGATCATTTCGGACCCTGAGACGCGGGCTCCAGGCCCTGAACTCGGCCAGGCTGTTTCCGATCAGGCCATGACAAAAGGCCTGTCTTGCAATGTCGTTAACTTGCCAGGAATGGGGGGTGTCTTCCGTTTGGCGCCACCAGTCACGGTTACCGCggaggaaattgaagagGGACTTGCAATTTTGGATGAGGCGTTTGGGGACGTGCTCAAGACATGGTCGGCTTCGGAATCTGATTCCAAGTTGGGGGGTTTATTCAAGTAA